A region of the Rhodospirillaceae bacterium genome:
CGGCCTCGCCAAAACAGGCGCCTTTGGCTTTCAGACGGTCATGCAGGGGGGAGGTTCTGGCCATCCGTGCCGATTCAAACTGACGGAACGGCCAGTGCATGGCATAAAGAAGCCCCAGCCCTTCGACCGTGCGGTCATGCAAATACTTGGCGTTATTCTGAAACGGCAACATGCGGTTGATGTCCACATCCCACAGGTCCATCGGCGGGCGCTTGTTGACGATCCAGTCGGCCAAAACCTTGCCTGCCCCGCCAGCGGACTGGATACCCGTCGAATTGAAACCGGTGGCGACGTAGAAATTTTCGACCTCCGGCGTCGGCCCCAAATAATAGCGATCATCGGGGGTGAAGCTTTCCGGCCCGTTAAAGAACAGCTGGATGCCGACATTTTCCAAGGCTGGCAAACGGCGCATGGCGGTTTCCAAAATCGGCTCGAAATGGTCGAAATCATCGGGCAGCTGGGTGAAGGAGAAATCATCGGGGATGCCGCCCATGCTGGCCATACCCCACGGCTTGGCAACCGGCTCGAAGGCTCCCAGCAACAGTTTGCCGGCGTCTTCCTTGAAATAGGCGCAGTTGTCCGGATCGCGCAATACCGGCAGGCCGGGAGTCATGCCTTCAAAATTATCGGTGACGATATAAAAATGCTCGGCGGCGTGTAAGGGAACATTGGCCCCGGCCATCAAACCAAGCTCGCGCCCCCACATGCCGGCGCAATTGACGACGACCTCTGCCTGGATGTCGCCCTTGTCGGTGGCGACGCCGGTGATCCGGCCATCCTTTTTATGAACAGCGGTGACCTTGGTGTCTTCAAAGATTTTGGCACCGCCCATTTTCGCACCCTTGGCCAGCGCCTGGGTCAGGTCGATGGGATTGACCTTGCCGTCTTTGGGCAGGTAGACCGCGCCGACCACATCGTCAATGTTGATCAGCGGCCACTTGGCTTGCGCTTCCTTAGCCGATATGACGTCAACTTCCAGGCCAAAAACCCGGGCCATTGATGCGCCACGCTTGAGTTCCTCGAAACGGCCTTCGCTGGTGGCAAGCGAAAGTGAGCCATGCTGGGCGAAGCCTGTCGCCTGCCCGGTTTCTTCTTCAAGACTGCCAATCATCTCGGCCGTGTACTGGGCCAGCTTTGTCATGTTCTGGGTTGCCCTAAGCTGCCCGACAAGACCGGCGGCATGCCAGGTGGTGCCACAGGTCAACTGCTTGCGCTCAAGCAGCACGACGTCACTCCATCCCAGTTTGGTCAAATGATAAGCCAGTGAACAGCCAACAATACCGCCGCCAACGATGACGACCTGGGCCTGGGTGGGGAATTGTTTCGACATGACGTTACCTCGTTTTTAAATGTTCAATATGATGGTGGGGTAACAACCCAGACGACCGCCGTTGGCACGTCGCCGGGATTGTGACAGGTGTGAGGAAGATGGCTTTCAAAGGCGAAGCTGTCACCGGTCGCCAGAGTTTGAGTGTTACCGGCAACGGTCAGCTCAAGGACGCCTGAAACCACATAGCCGCCCTCCTCGCCTTTTCGGGAATAGGGCTCGCCGGTGCTGGCCCCGGGTTCCAGGGTGGTCATCAGCATCTCGATTTGACGACTCAGGTTTGGCGACAACAGCTCTTCACTGACCCCGGTTCCCGTGTAACGCAACTGTCGCCGGGTATCCTTGCGGACAATGAAATCACGCTCGTCTTCTGCGGCCACCGCATTGCCCTGAAAGAACCAGGTGATCTGAACAGCCAGCGCGTCGCTGATCAATTTCAGATTGGGAATGGTGACCGGGGAGATATTGCGTTCAACCTGGCTTAACCAGCCCGTCGAACGACCGACTTTAGCAGCCAGCTGCGGTATGGTCAGGCCCTTGGCCTTGCGCAGATCGCGGACCTGAAAGCCAACGGGGATTGAGTCATTGTGCTTGATCATCTGACTGTCTTCTGATCACCGGGAGATCGTGTTGACGGACAACTTCAAGGGAAAAATTAGGCCTCATCCCGGCAAAAGTAAATGAAATAAACAATGTAAAATTTCATTTTTATGAAAAATATTGAAAAAACAGACCCTTGGCGGCGCATTTTTTACACTTGCCAAATCTCTAATACACGATATGAAGAGCCCCTCTTTCCTCGCCCCCTGAAAATGGACATGCCAAACCGTGATCAAGCCAACGCTTGCAGCTTTTGCCGATCGCCTTTCGGCAGCCGATTGGCGAGACAGGGAACTTCCCCCGTTCACCCCCGGCCGCATCAAGACCGAGGTGCTTTCGGGGCTGACCGTTGCCCTGGCCCAGAAATACGAAACCCTTGGCAAGACCATCCAGTTGCGCCATCTGTCGCCAGACTGTCACCGGTTGCTCAATCGGGCCGGTCAATTGATGGTCGATTCAGATGATGATCCCAGTTACGGCATCGCCGTCGACTATTCCATCAAAACCGGAATCATGGGCAGCCATTAGGCGGCTGTCCGAACAAGGGTGAACAATTCCGTTTCGTGGGCCCGCCCACGCAACTGAACAACGCCCTTTGAGACGGCCTGAAAAGCTGTGTCCAGGGTGATGTGTTCGAGTAATTCACCTGAAATCAAAAGTCCACTTTGCAACGCCTTGCACTGTTGCTCGATACGCGCCGCCGTGTTGACGGTGTCGCCGAAATAGGAAATTTCCTGTTTCTGGTCGCCGATCTGACTGATCACCACCGGGCCGCCGTGCAGGCCAATGTGGTAAGACGGCACGGCCCCGAACTCAATTTCATACTGGTCAGCCTTGCCAGCCACGTAATCGTCAATGGCGAAGCAACAGCGGATCGCGCGCATATTGGCGGCCCCGGTTTTAAGTGGCCACGTCACCACCACCTGATCACCCACATAACGATGAATATCGCCACCATGTTCGATGATCGGTTCGGTGATATCGAAAAAAAATTTGGTGATCAGCTTTTGCACCCCAACATCACCTAGACGCTCGGCCAGCGCGGTCGAACCGGCCAGATCAAGAAACATGAAAATCTTGTCCTCGCGAACTGGCTGGCGGTATCTGCCGAGGATAATATTTACCAGGGTATGACCGCCTAGAATGCGGATAATCTGATTGATCGTCTGAACCACGAAGACGACCGACAAGACGACAATCAGGATGCGAAGGAATTCGGGTTTGAAAATAAAGTCCAGGCTATAAAGCCCATGGAATATCGCCCGCCCGAAGATACCACCACCGATGACGATAAACACCAGCACCAAAGACTTTAAGGCGATGGCGGTGAGAAAATAGAGCTGCCTGATCCTGGCGCCATAGCGGCTTGGAATCAGAACAATTTCGAAGAACCAGACCAAAGACCCACCAAACAGCCACATAATGCCGCCATGGACCATGGCCGTGGGCCGATCCACTTCGCTGCCCAAGTCACCCACAGAGGCGTAAAAGACTCCCGTCAGTCCGGCCAGGATCGACAGAATGACGAACAGTCGAAGCCGGGATGCCATCAATCGGGACAAATCAACTCCCCTGTTTTAGGATCTCAGTGGTCGGAGCCGCGCTTGAAATTGAATTCGGCGCCCTCGCGTATGCCTGAAGGCCAGCGCGTGGTCATGGTTTTCAGGCGGGTGTAAAAGCGTACGCCCTCCATGCCATGGATATGGTGATCACCGAAAAGCGAGCGCTTCCAGCCGCCGAAGCTGTGATAGGCGACGGGAACCGGGATCGGCACGTTAATACCGATCATGCCGATTTTGGCGCGGCTGGCGAAATCGCGGGCCGCGTCACCGTCGCGGGTGAAGATCGCGGCACCGTTGCCATATTCATGATCGTTAACCAGGCCAATGGCGGTGTCATAGTCCTCGGCGCGAACGACGGAAAGAACAGGTCCGAAGATCTCGTCCGTATAAATGGACATGTCAGGGGTGACCTTGTCGAACAGGCAGCCGCCAACGAAGTAACCGTTCTCATACCCTTGAAGGGATATATCACGGCCATCAACGACCAGTTCGGCACCGGCGGCGACACCGGCATCCACGTAACCCTTGATACGATCCTGTGAGTCCCGCGAAATAACCGGACCCATTTCAGAGTCTTCATCGGAATAGGGGCCAACTTTCAGGGCACTCACTTTTGGCGCAAGTTTTCCGACCAGCGTATCGGCGGTCGCGTCACCGACACAGACGGCGACGGAAATCGCCATGCAGCGCTCACCGGCTGATCCGTATCCGGCACCCATCAGGGCATCGGTGGCTTGATCCATATCGGCGTCGGGCATGACGATCATGTGGTTCTTGGCGCCGCACAATGCCTGCACCCGCTTGCCGTGGGCGCAACCGGTTTTGTAAATGTATTCACCAATCTGGGTCGAACCGACAAAGCTGATGGCGTCAATGCGCTCATCTGTCAGCAACACATCGACGGCTTCCTTGTCGCCGTTGACGACGTTGAGAACACCATCGGGCAGACCGGCCTGGCTTGCCAGTTCGGCAATCCGAATGGCGACAGATGGGTCACGTTCGGACGGCTTCAGGACGAAGGTATTGCCACAGGCAAGGGCCACCGGATACATCCACATGGGGACCATGGCCGGAAAGTTAAACGGCGTGATACCGGCGACGACGCCGACAGGCTGACGAATGGTGTAGCTGTCAACGCTGGAGCCGACATTTTCGGAATACTCACCCTTCAAGGCCTGCGGGATACCGCAGGCGAATTCGACAACTTCAATGCCCCGGCCAAGCTCTCCACGGGCGTCGGGCAGGGTTTTGCCATGTTCCGCCGACAGCAGTTCAGCCAGTTCGTCCGTATGCTCGATCAGCAGTTCACGCAATTTGAACAGCACCTGGGTGCGTCTGGCTGGCGGGGTCGCGGCCCAAGCCGGAAGGGCGGCGGCGGCGGCGGCTATAACATCACGAACCTCATCGGCGCTTGCCAATGGAACCTGGGCCGTCACATCGCCGGTTGCCGGGTTGAAAACGTCGCCCAGGCGGCCGCTTTTCCCTTCGACTAATTTACCATCGATAAAATGGTTCAGCGTCTTGGTCATCTTTCTTGATCTCCTTTAGAGGTTCGCCAGAACATCGCGCAGGATGCCGCCGATTTCGTCAATATCACTCTTTTGGGCAATAAATGGCGGGGCGACCAGGGCGCAGTCCCCGGTAAATTTAACATGCAAGCCAGAAGCAAAGATCTTCTTCATGGCCCGGGTGCCGGCGATGCCGGGGGCCTCGCCGGTTGAAATGTCGATACCGGCAAGCATCCCGTAACCACGAATATCGGTAACCTTGTCCAGATCCTGCATATCATAAATCATGTCGAGGAAATATTCGGACATTGCCGCTGACTTATCGAACAGGCCATCATTTTCATAAATGTCCAGGGTCGCCAGGCCAGCCGCGCAAGACGCCGGATTGCCCGAATAGGTGTAACCGTGGAAGAATTCGACCGCCCCGTCGGGTGCGGCATCAACGACGGTGTCGTAGATTTCATCCCTGACGGCGACAGCGCCCATGGGCAGCACGCCATTTGTCAGGGCCTTGGCCATGGTCATGATATCCGGGGTGACGCCGAATTCCTGGGCGGCGAATGGCTTACCCAAACGCCCAAAGCCTGTGATCACTTCATCAAAAACAAGCAGGATGCCGTGGGTGTCACAAATTTCGCGAAGCCGTTCAAGATAGCCCTTGGGTGGCACCAGACAACCTGTTGAACCGGCAACCGGCTCGACAAAACAGGCCGCAATGTTACGCCCACCGAGCAACTGGGCGAAACGTTCAAGGTCTTCAGCCATTTCGGCGCCGTGTTCGGGCTGGCCGCGACCAAAGCGGGCTTCCGGCGTCCAGGTGTGGCGCATGTGCGCGATACCGGGCATCACGGAGCCAAAAATTTCGCGGTTTTTCATCAGGCCGGAAAGCGAAGTGCCGCCAATGTTGACGCCATGATAGGCGCGCTCGCGCGAGATAAACCTGGAACGGTGCCCCTCGCCGCGGGCGCTGTGATAGGCCATGGCGATTTTCAGGGCAGTGTCGATGCTTTCAGAACCGGAGTTGGTAAAGAACACATGGTTGATTTCATCGGGGGTCAGGGCGGCGACACGGCTTGCCAGCTCGAAAGACGGCGGCGAGCCGATCTGGAAATGCGGGCTGTAGTCGATTTCCATCAACTGCTTGGCCACGGCGTCGGCGATTTCCTGACGGCCATGACCGGCAGCGCAACAGAACAGGCCGGATGAGCCATCTATGACGCGGCCGCCGTTATGATTGGTGTAGTGCATGCCCTCGCCCTTGACGACAAGCCGGGGGTCGGCCTTGAAGTCGCGGTTGGCGGTAAATGGCATCCAATGGCTTTCAAGACTGTTGGTCGTATACTGCATTGGATAAGCTCCTGTTTCACGCACCCTGGTTTGGCCCATCGGTGCAGATCATTTCAATGATAAATAAGGGCGTCTAACTTGTCCCCGTATAGCAAACACCGTAGTCTTTCCGGCTTCGGATATTGTAGAGCCAATTAACGTTTTTTGCCTAGGCCAACACCATGCGAGACCAGCTTTTTCATCTTCGCCGCGAGGCGGGAAGCAGCATTCAGGTGCAAATCCGTGAAATGCTGGTTTCGGCTATCCTTAGTGGCCAGATGCCCGGCGGCGACCCACTGCCGTCCAGCCGCAAGATGGCGAAAATCCTGAAAGTTTCCAGAAACACGGTGGTCCTCGCCTATCAGGGGCTGGCCGATGACGGTTATCTGATATCGAAAGAGCGCAGTGGCTTTTACGTCGATGAAGATATCCTCGCCGGTCGCCTGATCCCATCGGATGGGACAAAAGAGAAAACAGAAGAACCGGCCACAGCCGATGCCCCGGACTGGGAAGGCCGCTTTCGCCTGCGCCCCTCGCAGGGGCGCAGGGTCAATCGACCGGTCGACTGGATGGATTACCCCTACCCCTTTATCTTCGGCCAGGTTGACCACACCCTGTTTCCGCTTGCCGCTTGGCGCGACTGCAACCGCCAGGCCCTGGGCTCGAAGGAGCTGGAAGCCTGGACCCGGGACGCCTACGGCGCCGATTATCCAATGCTGATTGAACAAATCCGAACCCGCCTTTTGCCGCGCCGGGGCATCCGCGCTGATAATGACCAGATCCTGATCACCATGGGCGCACAAAACGCCCTGTACATGCTCGCAAGTTTGCTGGTTTCAGAAACCACCACTGTCGCCCTTGAGGAACCGGGCTACCCGGACGCCCGCAATATTTTCAGCCTGAAGACACGGCACCTGAAACCCATTGCTGTCGACGAACACGGATTGCCCGTCGATGATCGCCTTGACGGTTGCGATCTGGTTTATGTCACCCCCAGCCATCAATACCCGACCACCGCGACCATGCCCCTTGAACGCCGTCAGGCGTTGCTCAAGCGCGCGGCGGAAAAAGATTTCCTGATTATCGAAGATGATTACGAACCCGAAGCCAGTTACGTGGCCGAACCGACACCGGCCCTGAAATCACTGGATGACAATGGCCGGGTGATTTACATGGGCAGCATGTCAAAATCCCTGTTTCCGGGCTTGCGCATCGGCTATCTGGTCGCCTCCAAAACCTTCATAGACGAGGTCAGGGCCCTGCGTTACCTGATGATGCGTCATTCACCGACCAACAACCAGCGAACAACCGCCCTGTTTCTGTCGCAAGGCCATCATGACTCGCTGGTCCACCGCCTGCACCGGGCTTACCGGGCGCGCTGGGAACGCATGAACGAAGCCCTGTCCCGACATCTTCCCCGGTCCTCGAAAGCACCATCCATCGGCGGCACCAGTTTCTGGGTCGAAGGCCCTGACGGACTTGATGCTGAGAGGCTTGCAAAAACCGCAGACGGGCGCGGCCTTATCATTGAGCCCGGGCGCATCAATTTTCTGGAAGCGGACGCACCAAGCAATTTCTTCCGGCTCGGCTTTTCGTCAATCCCGACGGAACGAATTGATCCCGGCATTGAATTGCTGGCGCAACTGATCGAAGAGCAAGTCGGTTAGGACAGAGGAAAGACAGATTTCTTGCACACGGTCCTGAGAGCGAAGTTGGACTGAATGCGCAAAACGTTGGGAAGCCGCGACAGGTAAAGCGTGTGAATACGCTCGTAGTCAGAAGCATCCGATGCGGCGACCCTGAGAAGATAATCGAAACTGCCTGCCATCAAATAGCACTCCATGATTTCAGGACACTCCGAAACCGCCGCCTCGAAATCACCGAGATTTTTCTCGCTTTGCGAGGTCAGCGAGACCTCGACAAAAATATTTGACAACTTGCCGATAGCGGCCTGATTGACGAGCATCGTATAGCCTTCAATGATACCCGATTCCTCCAGCAGGCGGACCCGTCGCAAACACGCCGAAGGCGACAAGTTAATGCGCTCGGCAAGCTCTGCATTGGACAGGCGGCCTTCCATTTGCAGGTTTTTTAAAATCGTAAAATCTATGTCATCAAGTTTCATAATTAGAATATTATTCTACTAAATACAGATAAATCAAAATAATTCGCGTCTTTTAGCCCTTTATCCCATCAAATTTTGAAAGCACCTTCAACGCCAATCCTCCTACACTCGGTCCATTATTTTCTTAAACCAGATTATGGAGGCAGCAATGTTGATTGGCGTTCCCAAAGAGATTAAAAACCATGAATACCGGGTCGGCATGACCCCGACAGCGGTCAGAGAGCTGATCCATCACGGTCATAAGGTGATTGTCGAAACCAACGCCGGTATGGGCATTGGAATGGACGACGGAACTTATGAAGCCGTCGGCGCAACGGTCCTTGGGACCGCAGCGGAAGTTTTTGAAAAAGCCGACATGATCGTCAAGGTCAAGGAGCCCCAGCCCGGCGAATGCAAAATGTTGCGCGAGGGGCAAATCCTGTTCACCTATCTGCACCTGGCCCCGGATCCGGAGCAAACCAAACTGCTGGTCGAATCCGGCTGCATTGCCATTGCCTACGAAACCGTGACCGACCGCAAGGGCGGCCTGCCGCTGCTCGCCCCCATGTCGGAAGTCGCCGGACGGATGTCCATTCAGGCTGGTGCCAGTTGCATGGAGAAAGCCCACGGCGGCGCCGGTGTCCTGATGGGCGGTGTTCCGGGTGTCGCCCCTGCCGAGGTTGTCGTTATCGGCGGCGGTGTGGTTGGCACCAATGCGGTAATGATGGCCATGGGCATGGGCGCGCACGTCACCGTTCTGGATCGTTCCATCGACCGCATGCGCGAACTGGACACGGAATTTGGCAGCCACCTGAACACCATTTATTCGACCGTCGATGCCATCGAGAATTATGTTCTGGCTGCCGATCTGGTCGTCGGAGCGGTGCTGGTGCCGGGTGCTGCTGCACCCAAACTGGTGAGCGCGGAAATGATCAAGAACATGCATGCAGGATCGGTCATCGTCGATGTCGCCATTGATCAGGGCGGTTGCTTTGAAACGTCCCACGCGACGACCCATGCCGACCCCACATATATCGTTGATGACGTCGTCCATTACTGCGTCGCCAACATGCCCGGCGGTGTCGCCCGCACATCGACTTTTGCGCTCAATAACGCTACCCTGCCCTTTACCACGGCACTTGCCAACAAGGGCTACGCGCAGGCATTGCTTGATGATCCGCATTTCCTTGAAGGACTGAATGTCCACACCGGAAATGTGACATACAAAGCGGTTGCAGATGATCTTGGTTACGCGTATCAACCTGCTAAGGAAGCTCTTGGATAAATCCTATATGGAGAAACGTCGATGACCCACGCACCCAACTCGCTCGCCGCCAGGGATCTTGCCTATAGCTTGCATCCTTACACCAATCTGGCAGTCCATCAGGAGCGAGGCCCCATTGTTATCACCCGGGGCGAGGGAATCTACGTTTATGACGATCAGGACAATCAGTACATCGAGGGCCTTGCCGGCCTTTGGTGTACTGGCCTGGGCTTCAGCGAAAGCCGCCTTTTCAAAGCAGCCCAAACACAGTTTGAGCAGTTGCCGTTCTCTCATTCGTTCGCCCACCGGGCAACCGTGCCGGTCATCGAGTTATCTGAAAAAATGGTCGAAATAGCCCCGGGTGACTTATCGAAGGTCTATCTGGTCAATTCCGGATCCGAAGCCGTTGATACGGCCATCAAGATGGTCTGGTACTATCACAACGCCATCGGCAAGCCCGAGAAGAAGAAAATCATTTCACGCAAGCGGGCCTACCACGGCGTCACCGTCGCCGCCGGTTCCCTGACCGCGCTTCCTTACGCCCAGGACGGATTTGATTTACCCATCGACCGCATCCTGCACACCGATACGCCTTGCTTCTATCGCAATGGCGAGGAAGGCGAGTCCGAAGAAGATTTCGCCACCCGGTTGGCCGACAATCTGGATAAACAGATTGAGTCTGAAGGCCCTGATACAGTTGGCGGTTTCATCGCCGAACCGGTGATGGGCGCGGGCGGCGTCATGTTGCCGCCCAAGACCTACTTTGAAAAAATCCAGAAAGTGCTTAAAAAACACAGTGTTCTTATGATTGCCGATGAAGTCATTTGCGGCTTTGGGCGGACCGGCCAGATGTGGGGCTGCGACACCTATAATATCAAGCCCGATCTTCTGACCTGCGCCAAGCAATTGTCATCGGCGTATCTGCCTATTGGCGCTGTCATGGTCACCGAACCCGTATATGAAGCCTTTGTCGAGCACAGCCGCAAACTGGGTATTTTTGGAACCGGCAACACTTACGGCGGCCATCCGGTCGCCGCCGCCGTTGCCCTTGAAACCCTGAAAATTTACGAAGACGACGACATCATGGGCCATGTGCGTGACGTTTCGGTCAGGTTCCAGCAACGCCTTGCCGGACTTGCCAGCCATCCGTTGGTCGGCGAAGCCCGCGGTGTCGGCTTGATCGGTGGCGTGGAAATCGTCGCCAACAAGGAAACCCGGGAACAATTTCCGCCTGCGACCAAGGCCGCTGCGCTCGTTGCCGAGAAAATTCTTGGCGAAAAACTGATCATCAGGCCCCTGCCCGGCGACGTTATCGGCATTTGCCCGCCGCTGATTGTCACCGATCAGGAAATCGACGATATCTTTGATCGCATCAAACGTGGATTGGACGCCGCCCAGGAAGCTCTCGGTTAAAGGTAAACAGGCTTGCAAGGGCATTAATGGCTTCTTACATTAGTACGCACTCGTTGTTTTTTAGCCGATGAGAAAGCGTCTGATGGACGGAAATCCAAACCTCACCGTACCCCATATCTATATCGTTAATGATGAGCGCGTGCATCTCGAAGAAATTCGCCTTGTCCTGAGCCACCTGTTCGAGGTGAGATC
Encoded here:
- a CDS encoding cupin domain-containing protein; this encodes MIKHNDSIPVGFQVRDLRKAKGLTIPQLAAKVGRSTGWLSQVERNISPVTIPNLKLISDALAVQITWFFQGNAVAAEDERDFIVRKDTRRQLRYTGTGVSEELLSPNLSRQIEMLMTTLEPGASTGEPYSRKGEEGGYVVSGVLELTVAGNTQTLATGDSFAFESHLPHTCHNPGDVPTAVVWVVTPPSY
- a CDS encoding FAD-dependent oxidoreductase translates to MSKQFPTQAQVVIVGGGIVGCSLAYHLTKLGWSDVVLLERKQLTCGTTWHAAGLVGQLRATQNMTKLAQYTAEMIGSLEEETGQATGFAQHGSLSLATSEGRFEELKRGASMARVFGLEVDVISAKEAQAKWPLINIDDVVGAVYLPKDGKVNPIDLTQALAKGAKMGGAKIFEDTKVTAVHKKDGRITGVATDKGDIQAEVVVNCAGMWGRELGLMAGANVPLHAAEHFYIVTDNFEGMTPGLPVLRDPDNCAYFKEDAGKLLLGAFEPVAKPWGMASMGGIPDDFSFTQLPDDFDHFEPILETAMRRLPALENVGIQLFFNGPESFTPDDRYYLGPTPEVENFYVATGFNSTGIQSAGGAGKVLADWIVNKRPPMDLWDVDINRMLPFQNNAKYLHDRTVEGLGLLYAMHWPFRQFESARMARTSPLHDRLKAKGACFGEAGGWERANWFAPEGVEPVYEYSYGRQNWFPHSGKEHMAIRENVGLLDQTSFAKFLLQGRDAEAVINKVAANNMSVPVGKIVYTQWLNEQGGIEADLTVTRTAEDCYMVVTAFSSAAKDFNWLKKNIPTGAHAVLTDVGSGMAMVSVMGPKSRELLQTLTPADLSNEAFPFATSQQIELGYAMVRASRITYVGELGWELYIPTEFATGVYDLIVAAGEDYGLQHVGMHAMNSLRTEKAYRHWGHDIAGEDTPVEAGLGFAVAWDKPGGFIGKDALEEQRKNGVKKRLVQFALDDPEPLMFHNEPIWRNNEIVGYITSGMFGHALGKSLGMGYVECDDGVDADYVNAGSYEIEVSCQRFPATASLKPFYDPKSERIKA
- a CDS encoding aspartate aminotransferase family protein, coding for MQYTTNSLESHWMPFTANRDFKADPRLVVKGEGMHYTNHNGGRVIDGSSGLFCCAAGHGRQEIADAVAKQLMEIDYSPHFQIGSPPSFELASRVAALTPDEINHVFFTNSGSESIDTALKIAMAYHSARGEGHRSRFISRERAYHGVNIGGTSLSGLMKNREIFGSVMPGIAHMRHTWTPEARFGRGQPEHGAEMAEDLERFAQLLGGRNIAACFVEPVAGSTGCLVPPKGYLERLREICDTHGILLVFDEVITGFGRLGKPFAAQEFGVTPDIMTMAKALTNGVLPMGAVAVRDEIYDTVVDAAPDGAVEFFHGYTYSGNPASCAAGLATLDIYENDGLFDKSAAMSEYFLDMIYDMQDLDKVTDIRGYGMLAGIDISTGEAPGIAGTRAMKKIFASGLHVKFTGDCALVAPPFIAQKSDIDEIGGILRDVLANL
- a CDS encoding PLP-dependent aminotransferase family protein; this encodes MRDQLFHLRREAGSSIQVQIREMLVSAILSGQMPGGDPLPSSRKMAKILKVSRNTVVLAYQGLADDGYLISKERSGFYVDEDILAGRLIPSDGTKEKTEEPATADAPDWEGRFRLRPSQGRRVNRPVDWMDYPYPFIFGQVDHTLFPLAAWRDCNRQALGSKELEAWTRDAYGADYPMLIEQIRTRLLPRRGIRADNDQILITMGAQNALYMLASLLVSETTTVALEEPGYPDARNIFSLKTRHLKPIAVDEHGLPVDDRLDGCDLVYVTPSHQYPTTATMPLERRQALLKRAAEKDFLIIEDDYEPEASYVAEPTPALKSLDDNGRVIYMGSMSKSLFPGLRIGYLVASKTFIDEVRALRYLMMRHSPTNNQRTTALFLSQGHHDSLVHRLHRAYRARWERMNEALSRHLPRSSKAPSIGGTSFWVEGPDGLDAERLAKTADGRGLIIEPGRINFLEADAPSNFFRLGFSSIPTERIDPGIELLAQLIEEQVG
- a CDS encoding adenylate/guanylate cyclase domain-containing protein, whose product is MSRLMASRLRLFVILSILAGLTGVFYASVGDLGSEVDRPTAMVHGGIMWLFGGSLVWFFEIVLIPSRYGARIRQLYFLTAIALKSLVLVFIVIGGGIFGRAIFHGLYSLDFIFKPEFLRILIVVLSVVFVVQTINQIIRILGGHTLVNIILGRYRQPVREDKIFMFLDLAGSTALAERLGDVGVQKLITKFFFDITEPIIEHGGDIHRYVGDQVVVTWPLKTGAANMRAIRCCFAIDDYVAGKADQYEIEFGAVPSYHIGLHGGPVVISQIGDQKQEISYFGDTVNTAARIEQQCKALQSGLLISGELLEHITLDTAFQAVSKGVVQLRGRAHETELFTLVRTAA
- the ald gene encoding alanine dehydrogenase, which gives rise to MLIGVPKEIKNHEYRVGMTPTAVRELIHHGHKVIVETNAGMGIGMDDGTYEAVGATVLGTAAEVFEKADMIVKVKEPQPGECKMLREGQILFTYLHLAPDPEQTKLLVESGCIAIAYETVTDRKGGLPLLAPMSEVAGRMSIQAGASCMEKAHGGAGVLMGGVPGVAPAEVVVIGGGVVGTNAVMMAMGMGAHVTVLDRSIDRMRELDTEFGSHLNTIYSTVDAIENYVLAADLVVGAVLVPGAAAPKLVSAEMIKNMHAGSVIVDVAIDQGGCFETSHATTHADPTYIVDDVVHYCVANMPGGVARTSTFALNNATLPFTTALANKGYAQALLDDPHFLEGLNVHTGNVTYKAVADDLGYAYQPAKEALG
- a CDS encoding Lrp/AsnC family transcriptional regulator, yielding MKLDDIDFTILKNLQMEGRLSNAELAERINLSPSACLRRVRLLEESGIIEGYTMLVNQAAIGKLSNIFVEVSLTSQSEKNLGDFEAAVSECPEIMECYLMAGSFDYLLRVAASDASDYERIHTLYLSRLPNVLRIQSNFALRTVCKKSVFPLS
- a CDS encoding aspartate aminotransferase family protein, coding for MTHAPNSLAARDLAYSLHPYTNLAVHQERGPIVITRGEGIYVYDDQDNQYIEGLAGLWCTGLGFSESRLFKAAQTQFEQLPFSHSFAHRATVPVIELSEKMVEIAPGDLSKVYLVNSGSEAVDTAIKMVWYYHNAIGKPEKKKIISRKRAYHGVTVAAGSLTALPYAQDGFDLPIDRILHTDTPCFYRNGEEGESEEDFATRLADNLDKQIESEGPDTVGGFIAEPVMGAGGVMLPPKTYFEKIQKVLKKHSVLMIADEVICGFGRTGQMWGCDTYNIKPDLLTCAKQLSSAYLPIGAVMVTEPVYEAFVEHSRKLGIFGTGNTYGGHPVAAAVALETLKIYEDDDIMGHVRDVSVRFQQRLAGLASHPLVGEARGVGLIGGVEIVANKETREQFPPATKAAALVAEKILGEKLIIRPLPGDVIGICPPLIVTDQEIDDIFDRIKRGLDAAQEALG
- a CDS encoding CoA-acylating methylmalonate-semialdehyde dehydrogenase, translating into MTKTLNHFIDGKLVEGKSGRLGDVFNPATGDVTAQVPLASADEVRDVIAAAAAALPAWAATPPARRTQVLFKLRELLIEHTDELAELLSAEHGKTLPDARGELGRGIEVVEFACGIPQALKGEYSENVGSSVDSYTIRQPVGVVAGITPFNFPAMVPMWMYPVALACGNTFVLKPSERDPSVAIRIAELASQAGLPDGVLNVVNGDKEAVDVLLTDERIDAISFVGSTQIGEYIYKTGCAHGKRVQALCGAKNHMIVMPDADMDQATDALMGAGYGSAGERCMAISVAVCVGDATADTLVGKLAPKVSALKVGPYSDEDSEMGPVISRDSQDRIKGYVDAGVAAGAELVVDGRDISLQGYENGYFVGGCLFDKVTPDMSIYTDEIFGPVLSVVRAEDYDTAIGLVNDHEYGNGAAIFTRDGDAARDFASRAKIGMIGINVPIPVPVAYHSFGGWKRSLFGDHHIHGMEGVRFYTRLKTMTTRWPSGIREGAEFNFKRGSDH